One Aegilops tauschii subsp. strangulata cultivar AL8/78 chromosome 2, Aet v6.0, whole genome shotgun sequence genomic window, gcaggcaagtctggggaccctcgttcccaggacgccgatagGTGAGACACCATGCACTTCCCTCGGGAGAGTTGCGTGAGGGGgttgggcacgggggctacgctcaggTCACGCCTAGCGAACGCCACCtcgccaggtccctcggacctagTCTTCGCGCATCCGTCCCGAGCGAGAGCCCGGCAAGGAAAGGTATGGAGGTttgttcgtacgtcaagggggaccccTGGGCATCCTGACCCAGaggcctaactggtcacgtagcccctcacccatTGATCTCGTCCTGGTGATCTGGACGTCCCAATGGCGGCTAAGGTATGCGCAGGGCCgagccctgccgacgcagaatgCTAAGACCTACTCCCGCATCTCCTTCCCGAGGGCTATTCGTACGTCAatggggactcctgagcatcacgacccAGGAGCCTATCCCGTCACGTAGCCCCTCAACCCTTGGccccgtcctggtgatccggacgacccaacggctgctgaggtatgcgcggggtccggccctgccgacgtagaacactaatGCGAACAGAAAGGAAATTGCAGAACCCAAGCAAATTATTACAGAACATATTGTCTCTTAAAAGTTCCAAGCATAAGTTcttacgcctccacgaggcacgatgCATATTGCAGGAATaaaaagggggggcgccgccatCCAGCTTCTACTTCAGCCTTAGACAGTATGTTCTTGAAAAGAAACATGTGATGTTTTTTCCGTCAAGATCAAGATAAACAAAATTAAGCAATGCAGGTAAACATCATCATCAGTGTATAATTGCCAATATAAACAAGCCATGTAGAAATGCCAAGTTACAGAAACTGCATCACAAATATGATTTGCCTCGGGTGTTTGCCATACAACAACAGCAGTAGTACAAAGATGTTTGATTATACATGTGAATAGAGATATGACAATAGCAGATATACATAATTTGAGGGAACCACAAGAAGTAGATATGACAATAGCAGTAGTATAGATTGTAGTAGTAAGCATGCAAGGAAACAAAACATGGGACTAATATTGATAGCAACAAAACAACCAGGATAACAATAAGCTACTACAGGTGCAGGTTTAGGAAGCAAGGAACAGAGTGAAACGGCGGTGAGTGTGGAGACTTTATTTTGCTGAACTTTTGGTTATCTTATACTTCTACAGGATGCAGGCAATGGGTTCGTCAGTCTGTGGATTTTCTTCCAATTTGACCGTCTTCCCTAGGGATCAGAAAGCTTTCGTTTCGAGGTTTTTCAATCTGCTGCACCAACTGTATCTATCTAATCAATAAGACAAGGTCGATGCTAAAAAAAGGCAGTTGAATCTTTTCCCAGAATTCCAAACTGGTGACTTTTGGCACAACGACTAAGCTCCGTAGAACCAAGAGATGCTCAAGATCGATGCTAAAAAATTTGGAAGCATTAACCCTCTACAAGGTAATAATCAGCTACCGCAACTTCAGGTACACGCACTTTCAGCTAGACTAGTCAACAGCGGATTTTCAGCTCATGTTCCAAAATTCTACTAGTCGGCAAGGCCGTCACACGCTCATGCGCATGGTGAGCAGAAGACAAACATATCCTTGTCGGAAGAAATTAGCCTCCGCACAGACGACATTCCGACGATCCGCTCCAGCTGCAACAGAAAACGTCGGCCCATGTTAACTTGTTTGCTAGGCGCTCGAATACAATCAAAACTGAATTTTAACAAAACAATACAGAAGAAATCTAATGTACTACTATATATGAACCGGCTATCGACTATCACACTCCGACATGCTTTTTTTACAACATGGTGCAGACTGTAACTTTGATGCGCCATGAACTTTGTGGCTGAAATGTTGTACTTGGAACCAAACTTCTACAAGAGTATGAACGATGAATGTGCTCGACCAAGGTGATGTGTCTGACCTTGTTTTCCAGCAACTTTTTCCAGTTGTAGTTGATGTCGCCATTGATCTCCCACCCGAAATTCTTGGCGTCCTGCACCCGAAACTTTTTCCAGCAACATGGTGCAGACTATAACTTTGATGCACCAGTATCTTCTTCGAAAGACAGCCATGTATCACGCACCTAGATGCAGCGAGCACACATAGATAGATTCAGAGCATAATTGCAGCAACAAAAACGCAGAGAAGGAAGTAATTCAGGATTGTGCTTACGTTCCGCCGTGTCCTCCCAGCCAATCCGAGTTGATGGGGTGGAACGGGAGCTCGCAGATCGCAACCTGCGCGAAAATCACCTCAGAATTTCATCGAACCGAATCTCAGCTGAATAACAAACCGCGGGGCGCGGGGGACGGGGAGAGGAAACAAGCAAGCGGAGGGGGGCGCAGACCTTGGCTCCGAATCCCGCGGCGGTGCGGGAGCCGCGGAGGACACCGCTGCCGGCGCCGATGACAAAGAGGTCGTAGTCGTAGCTCTCCTCGCCGCCGTCCGCGATGGCGGGCGCCTCCCCGTCCTTGAGCATCTTCCGCGCCATGGCCTGGACTCCGGTCGGCCGCAGAACCCTAGTGGATGGATGGATCCCGGAGCAGAGGAGAGCAGGTGGGGGCGGCTACACTGGCTGCTACGGGATCAGGATGGGATCTACACGAGGCCGTCGCCACCCCTGCCCCGCCGCGGGTCCGGGTGCGGATCACCTCCCACGAAAGGAGACAGAGACGGAGCCGGCGCGGACACGGATGGGACTCAGACGCGCGACGGAGGTGGTTGCCGAGGCGGGCACAGAGACGGGGTGGGTCGTCGGGGTTTGTGGCGTGGTGGAGGCGGCCgtgaggagaggaggaggagagggcgagGGAGGGAGGGCGCCGCCGCCGGTGACAGGAAGGCTAGGGTTAGAGAGGGGTGGCGGcgtcgatctggatcggggagagagagggaggcggcgggctGGATAGGGTTTCTtcagatggatggatggatggtgGGATTGCTAGCAATGGATGGTAGGATGTCTGCCAGGTGGTTCCACCAATCAGAGTCTAGCTTATGTAATtgtgtttttttctcttttgtttcTTTTATATTTTTTACCCTCTTATTTCAGGTAAACATTCAACATATTAGCTTCATTAGGTATGTTTAAATGACTCAATATTGTGTTCATATGTGTATCTTAGGATTTCAAACAATGATGATTTTGTGGTCTTCATTTGCATTGCACacaaaaatcattttccatttatAATGCCCAACagggtttttttgtgaaggacctatcatatatttgttgcaaaaatAGACCACACCATTTTAAAAAAATAGTaagacatatttaatgcacaattgaccaaatggttgggtgtcaaaagtttcgatccacctctcgtgaaaaagacaaatttccgccaattcagctggaagcgggtcaaatttgaactgcagctacctcgtagtttgctctttatttttttcaaaaatcatttctaggtacatacgtatctatttaattagagaaacatcaaaaaaattccaagtttcaaccactagctaggaacgatcatgtccgccgttttgaccgcattttgaaacgggcatgaaaaattcaaaaaaaaataaaaaattagaaaaccttcgcattgtgtcattatatgtggccaagttcccaggaaaaatagcgaacttgtaatacggaaattattttaaaaaagtgttctcagaaacgagctatcacgtatcacgtgtggagatcaatggctttcaagccaaatgatcaatcttatggccacattcatggcatagttttttcaaatgatctcatattgtgcacaagggtgcatattggaatggcaaacaatgtttcctaaggaagttttcattttctttggacgaaaaaacaattttccatttttcgagtgcccaaaagg contains:
- the LOC109754917 gene encoding glutathione reductase, cytosolic encodes the protein MARKMLKDGEAPAIADGGEESYDYDLFVIGAGSGVLRGSRTAAGFGAKVAICELPFHPINSDWLGGHGGTCVIHGCLSKKILVHQSYSLHHVAGKSFGCRTPRISGGRSMATSTTTGKSCWKTSWSGSSECRLCGG